In Tachysurus fulvidraco isolate hzauxx_2018 chromosome 1, HZAU_PFXX_2.0, whole genome shotgun sequence, a single window of DNA contains:
- the LOC113663016 gene encoding centrosomal protein of 63 kDa-like isoform X2 encodes MTNFRENRRSVKNRRLRRLLLAARTAATAGIYCCVKPDDGENTTTGIDHTTVHEGTTISQSWLCEHDTEPALVRPKEVVRDQMTDLLVSKIQLEDRVKELEEMLCETRRDCDLKHKEAYRILQSENNEMKKTIIQLKEENEEMKKTLSHKEEFLKKRARQVQVILQAENFEIQETIAQLEEEKSVMIIQIENQRNIVMDMGNLVFDLNLEIADLMNEHEREREAHNVLQNEYDEMKKILKQKEDLLNECEREQAGHSILQAENSQMKKTLIDKEESLNVTLAQAVKFMDMTSKLEVEKTHLTKQVKKLKGSLENMEKQLSNKQLQCVDLANECEREQAGHSLLQAENSQMKKILINKEELLNATLAKAVEDVEKTHLTKQVEKLNGSLEDTEKQLQFVDFECEREQAGHSVFQAENNQVKKTLNDKEELLNVTLAQAAKYMDMTSKLEVEKTHLTKQVKKLKGSLEDMEKQLSNKQLQCVDLANEYGLERETH; translated from the exons ATGACGAATTTCCGTGAAAATAGGAGGTCTGTAAAGAACCGTCGACTGCGCCGCCTGCTGTTAGCCGCTAGAACTGCAGCCACAGCCGGTATTTACTGTTGTGTTAAACCGGACGATGGAGAAAACACGACAACGGGCATCGATCACACGACCGTCCACGAAGGCACAACTATTTCTCAGTCCTGGT tgTGTGAACATGACACGGAACCGGCTCTGGTCCGACCCAAAGAGGTTGTTCGGGACCAGATGACG GATCTGTTGGTATCCAAGATTCAGCTGGAGGACAGAGTGAAGGAGCTGGAGGAAATGCTCTGTGAGACACGCAGAGACTGTGACCTGAAACATAAG GAGGCTTACAGAATCCTCCAGTCTGAAAATAATGAGATGAAGAAAACCATCATTCAGCTGAAGGAAGAGAACGAGGAGATGAAGAAGACTTTAAGTCACAAGGAGGAGTTCCTGAAG aagcGAGCGCGACAGGTTCAAGTCATCCTCCAAGCAGAAAACTTTGAGATACAGGAGACCATTGCTcagctggaggaggagaagTCTGTCATGATAATCCAGATAGAGAATCAGAGAAACATAGTGATGGACATGGGAAACCTGGTCTTTGACTTGAACCTGGAGATTGCTGATCTAATGAAT GAGcatgagcgagagagggagGCTCACAACGTTCTCCAGAATGAGTATGATGAGATGAAGAAGATCCTGAAACAAAAGGAGGACCTACTGAAT gagtgTGAGCGAGAGCAGGCGGGTCACAGCATTCTCCAGGCTGAGAACAGCCAGATGAAGAAGACTCTGATTGACAAGGAGGAGTCACTGAAT GTCACTCTGGCTCAAGCTGTGAAATTTATGGATATGACCAGTAAGCTGGAGGTGGAGAAGACTCACCTGACAAAACAGGTGAAGAAGCTGAAAGGATCATTGGAGAACATGGAGAAACAGCTCAGTAATAAACAGCTGCAGTGTGTTGATCTTGCAAAT gagtgTGAGCGAGAGCAGGCGGGTCACAGCCTCCTCCAGGCTGAGAACAGCCAGATGAAGAAGATTTTGATTAACAAGGAGGAGTTACTGAAT GCCACTCTGGCTAAAGCTGTGGAGGATGTGGAGAAGACTCACTTGACAAAACAGGTGGAGAAGCTGAATGGATCATTGGAGGACACGGAGAAACAGCTGCAGTTTGTTGATTTT gagtgTGAGCGAGAGCAGGCGGGTCACAGCGTCTTCCAGGCTGAGAACAACCAGGTGAAGAAGACTCTGAATGACAAGGAGGAGTTACTGAAT GTCACTCTGGCTCAAGCTGCGAAATATATGGATATGACCAGTAAGCTGGAGGTGGAGAAGACTCACCTGACAAAACAGGTGAAGAAGCTGAAAGGATCATTGGAGGACATGGAGAAACAGCTCAGTAATAAACAGCTGCAGTGTGTTGATCTTGCAAAT gagtATGGGCTAGAGCGGGAGACTCActga
- the LOC113663016 gene encoding synaptonemal complex protein 1-like isoform X5, with amino-acid sequence MTNFRENRRSVKNRRLRRLLLAARTAATAGIYCCVKPDDGENTTTGIDHTTVHEGTTISQSWLCEHDTEPALVRPKEVVRDQMTDLLVSKIQLEDRVKELEEMLCETRRDCDLKHKEAYRILQSENNEMKKTIIQLKEENEEMKKTLSHKEEFLKKRARQVQVILQAENFEIQETIAQLEEEKSVMIIQIENQRNIVMDMGNLVFDLNLEIADLMNEHEREREAHNVLQNEYDEMKKILKQKEDLLNECEREQAGHSILQAENSQMKKTLIDKEESLNVTLAQAVKFMDMTSKLEVEKTHLTKQVKKLKGSLENMEKQLSNKQLQCVDLANECEREQAGHSLLQAENSQMKKILINKEELLNATLAKAVEDVEKTHLTKQVEKLNGSLEDTEKQLQFVDFECEREQAGHSVFQAENNQVTLAQAAKYMDMTSKLEVEKTHLTKQVKKLKGSLEDMEKQLSNKQLQCVDLANEYGLERETH; translated from the exons ATGACGAATTTCCGTGAAAATAGGAGGTCTGTAAAGAACCGTCGACTGCGCCGCCTGCTGTTAGCCGCTAGAACTGCAGCCACAGCCGGTATTTACTGTTGTGTTAAACCGGACGATGGAGAAAACACGACAACGGGCATCGATCACACGACCGTCCACGAAGGCACAACTATTTCTCAGTCCTGGT tgTGTGAACATGACACGGAACCGGCTCTGGTCCGACCCAAAGAGGTTGTTCGGGACCAGATGACG GATCTGTTGGTATCCAAGATTCAGCTGGAGGACAGAGTGAAGGAGCTGGAGGAAATGCTCTGTGAGACACGCAGAGACTGTGACCTGAAACATAAG GAGGCTTACAGAATCCTCCAGTCTGAAAATAATGAGATGAAGAAAACCATCATTCAGCTGAAGGAAGAGAACGAGGAGATGAAGAAGACTTTAAGTCACAAGGAGGAGTTCCTGAAG aagcGAGCGCGACAGGTTCAAGTCATCCTCCAAGCAGAAAACTTTGAGATACAGGAGACCATTGCTcagctggaggaggagaagTCTGTCATGATAATCCAGATAGAGAATCAGAGAAACATAGTGATGGACATGGGAAACCTGGTCTTTGACTTGAACCTGGAGATTGCTGATCTAATGAAT GAGcatgagcgagagagggagGCTCACAACGTTCTCCAGAATGAGTATGATGAGATGAAGAAGATCCTGAAACAAAAGGAGGACCTACTGAAT gagtgTGAGCGAGAGCAGGCGGGTCACAGCATTCTCCAGGCTGAGAACAGCCAGATGAAGAAGACTCTGATTGACAAGGAGGAGTCACTGAAT GTCACTCTGGCTCAAGCTGTGAAATTTATGGATATGACCAGTAAGCTGGAGGTGGAGAAGACTCACCTGACAAAACAGGTGAAGAAGCTGAAAGGATCATTGGAGAACATGGAGAAACAGCTCAGTAATAAACAGCTGCAGTGTGTTGATCTTGCAAAT gagtgTGAGCGAGAGCAGGCGGGTCACAGCCTCCTCCAGGCTGAGAACAGCCAGATGAAGAAGATTTTGATTAACAAGGAGGAGTTACTGAAT GCCACTCTGGCTAAAGCTGTGGAGGATGTGGAGAAGACTCACTTGACAAAACAGGTGGAGAAGCTGAATGGATCATTGGAGGACACGGAGAAACAGCTGCAGTTTGTTGATTTT gagtgTGAGCGAGAGCAGGCGGGTCACAGCGTCTTCCAGGCTGAGAACAACCAG GTCACTCTGGCTCAAGCTGCGAAATATATGGATATGACCAGTAAGCTGGAGGTGGAGAAGACTCACCTGACAAAACAGGTGAAGAAGCTGAAAGGATCATTGGAGGACATGGAGAAACAGCTCAGTAATAAACAGCTGCAGTGTGTTGATCTTGCAAAT gagtATGGGCTAGAGCGGGAGACTCActga
- the LOC113663016 gene encoding GRIP and coiled-coil domain-containing protein 2-like isoform X3 gives MTNFRENRRSVKNRRLRRLLLAARTAATAGIYCCVKPDDGENTTTGIDHTTVHEVCEHDTEPALVRPKEVVRDQMTDLLVSKIQLEDRVKELEEMLCETRRDCDLKHKEAYRILQSENNEMKKTIIQLKEENEEMKKTLSHKEEFLKKRARQVQVILQAENFEIQETIAQLEEEKSVMIIQIENQRNIVMDMGNLVFDLNLEIADLMNEHEREREAHNVLQNEYDEMKKILKQKEDLLNECEREQAGHSILQAENSQMKKTLIDKEESLNVTLAQAVKFMDMTSKLEVEKTHLTKQVKKLKGSLENMEKQLSNKQLQCVDLANECEREQAGHSLLQAENSQMKKILINKEELLNATLAKAVEDVEKTHLTKQVEKLNGSLEDTEKQLQFVDFVSECEREQAGHSVFQAENNQVKKTLNDKEELLNVTLAQAAKYMDMTSKLEVEKTHLTKQVKKLKGSLEDMEKQLSNKQLQCVDLANEYGLERETH, from the exons ATGACGAATTTCCGTGAAAATAGGAGGTCTGTAAAGAACCGTCGACTGCGCCGCCTGCTGTTAGCCGCTAGAACTGCAGCCACAGCCGGTATTTACTGTTGTGTTAAACCGGACGATGGAGAAAACACGACAACGGGCATCGATCACACGACCGTCCACGAAG tgTGTGAACATGACACGGAACCGGCTCTGGTCCGACCCAAAGAGGTTGTTCGGGACCAGATGACG GATCTGTTGGTATCCAAGATTCAGCTGGAGGACAGAGTGAAGGAGCTGGAGGAAATGCTCTGTGAGACACGCAGAGACTGTGACCTGAAACATAAG GAGGCTTACAGAATCCTCCAGTCTGAAAATAATGAGATGAAGAAAACCATCATTCAGCTGAAGGAAGAGAACGAGGAGATGAAGAAGACTTTAAGTCACAAGGAGGAGTTCCTGAAG aagcGAGCGCGACAGGTTCAAGTCATCCTCCAAGCAGAAAACTTTGAGATACAGGAGACCATTGCTcagctggaggaggagaagTCTGTCATGATAATCCAGATAGAGAATCAGAGAAACATAGTGATGGACATGGGAAACCTGGTCTTTGACTTGAACCTGGAGATTGCTGATCTAATGAAT GAGcatgagcgagagagggagGCTCACAACGTTCTCCAGAATGAGTATGATGAGATGAAGAAGATCCTGAAACAAAAGGAGGACCTACTGAAT gagtgTGAGCGAGAGCAGGCGGGTCACAGCATTCTCCAGGCTGAGAACAGCCAGATGAAGAAGACTCTGATTGACAAGGAGGAGTCACTGAAT GTCACTCTGGCTCAAGCTGTGAAATTTATGGATATGACCAGTAAGCTGGAGGTGGAGAAGACTCACCTGACAAAACAGGTGAAGAAGCTGAAAGGATCATTGGAGAACATGGAGAAACAGCTCAGTAATAAACAGCTGCAGTGTGTTGATCTTGCAAAT gagtgTGAGCGAGAGCAGGCGGGTCACAGCCTCCTCCAGGCTGAGAACAGCCAGATGAAGAAGATTTTGATTAACAAGGAGGAGTTACTGAAT GCCACTCTGGCTAAAGCTGTGGAGGATGTGGAGAAGACTCACTTGACAAAACAGGTGGAGAAGCTGAATGGATCATTGGAGGACACGGAGAAACAGCTGCAGTTTGTTGATTTTGTGAGT gagtgTGAGCGAGAGCAGGCGGGTCACAGCGTCTTCCAGGCTGAGAACAACCAGGTGAAGAAGACTCTGAATGACAAGGAGGAGTTACTGAAT GTCACTCTGGCTCAAGCTGCGAAATATATGGATATGACCAGTAAGCTGGAGGTGGAGAAGACTCACCTGACAAAACAGGTGAAGAAGCTGAAAGGATCATTGGAGGACATGGAGAAACAGCTCAGTAATAAACAGCTGCAGTGTGTTGATCTTGCAAAT gagtATGGGCTAGAGCGGGAGACTCActga
- the LOC113663016 gene encoding GRIP and coiled-coil domain-containing protein 2-like isoform X6, whose product MTDLLVSKIQLEDRVKELEEMLCETRRDCDLKHKEAYRILQSENNEMKKTIIQLKEENEEMKKTLSHKEEFLKKRARQVQVILQAENFEIQETIAQLEEEKSVMIIQIENQRNIVMDMGNLVFDLNLEIADLMNEHEREREAHNVLQNEYDEMKKILKQKEDLLNECEREQAGHSILQAENSQMKKTLIDKEESLNVTLAQAVKFMDMTSKLEVEKTHLTKQVKKLKGSLENMEKQLSNKQLQCVDLANECEREQAGHSLLQAENSQMKKILINKEELLNATLAKAVEDVEKTHLTKQVEKLNGSLEDTEKQLQFVDFVSECEREQAGHSVFQAENNQVKKTLNDKEELLNVTLAQAAKYMDMTSKLEVEKTHLTKQVKKLKGSLEDMEKQLSNKQLQCVDLANEYGLERETH is encoded by the exons ATGACG GATCTGTTGGTATCCAAGATTCAGCTGGAGGACAGAGTGAAGGAGCTGGAGGAAATGCTCTGTGAGACACGCAGAGACTGTGACCTGAAACATAAG GAGGCTTACAGAATCCTCCAGTCTGAAAATAATGAGATGAAGAAAACCATCATTCAGCTGAAGGAAGAGAACGAGGAGATGAAGAAGACTTTAAGTCACAAGGAGGAGTTCCTGAAG aagcGAGCGCGACAGGTTCAAGTCATCCTCCAAGCAGAAAACTTTGAGATACAGGAGACCATTGCTcagctggaggaggagaagTCTGTCATGATAATCCAGATAGAGAATCAGAGAAACATAGTGATGGACATGGGAAACCTGGTCTTTGACTTGAACCTGGAGATTGCTGATCTAATGAAT GAGcatgagcgagagagggagGCTCACAACGTTCTCCAGAATGAGTATGATGAGATGAAGAAGATCCTGAAACAAAAGGAGGACCTACTGAAT gagtgTGAGCGAGAGCAGGCGGGTCACAGCATTCTCCAGGCTGAGAACAGCCAGATGAAGAAGACTCTGATTGACAAGGAGGAGTCACTGAAT GTCACTCTGGCTCAAGCTGTGAAATTTATGGATATGACCAGTAAGCTGGAGGTGGAGAAGACTCACCTGACAAAACAGGTGAAGAAGCTGAAAGGATCATTGGAGAACATGGAGAAACAGCTCAGTAATAAACAGCTGCAGTGTGTTGATCTTGCAAAT gagtgTGAGCGAGAGCAGGCGGGTCACAGCCTCCTCCAGGCTGAGAACAGCCAGATGAAGAAGATTTTGATTAACAAGGAGGAGTTACTGAAT GCCACTCTGGCTAAAGCTGTGGAGGATGTGGAGAAGACTCACTTGACAAAACAGGTGGAGAAGCTGAATGGATCATTGGAGGACACGGAGAAACAGCTGCAGTTTGTTGATTTTGTGAGT gagtgTGAGCGAGAGCAGGCGGGTCACAGCGTCTTCCAGGCTGAGAACAACCAGGTGAAGAAGACTCTGAATGACAAGGAGGAGTTACTGAAT GTCACTCTGGCTCAAGCTGCGAAATATATGGATATGACCAGTAAGCTGGAGGTGGAGAAGACTCACCTGACAAAACAGGTGAAGAAGCTGAAAGGATCATTGGAGGACATGGAGAAACAGCTCAGTAATAAACAGCTGCAGTGTGTTGATCTTGCAAAT gagtATGGGCTAGAGCGGGAGACTCActga
- the LOC113663016 gene encoding synaptonemal complex protein 1-like isoform X4, whose protein sequence is MTNFRENRRSVKNRRLRRLLLAARTAATAGIYCCVKPDDGENTTTGIDHTTVHEGTTISQSWLCEHDTEPALVRPKEVVRDQMTDLLVSKIQLEDRVKELEEMLCETRRDCDLKHKEAYRILQSENNEMKKTIIQLKEENEEMKKTLSHKEEFLKKRARQVQVILQAENFEIQETIAQLEEEKSVMIIQIENQRNIVMDMGNLVFDLNLEIADLMNEHEREREAHNVLQNEYDEMKKILKQKEDLLNECEREQAGHSILQAENSQMKKTLIDKEESLNVTLAQAVKFMDMTSKLEVEKTHLTKQVKKLKGSLENMEKQLSNKQLQCVDLANECEREQAGHSLLQAENSQMKKILINKEELLNATLAKAVEDVEKTHLTKQVEKLNGSLEDTEKQLQFVDFVSECEREQAGHSVFQAENNQVTLAQAAKYMDMTSKLEVEKTHLTKQVKKLKGSLEDMEKQLSNKQLQCVDLANEYGLERETH, encoded by the exons ATGACGAATTTCCGTGAAAATAGGAGGTCTGTAAAGAACCGTCGACTGCGCCGCCTGCTGTTAGCCGCTAGAACTGCAGCCACAGCCGGTATTTACTGTTGTGTTAAACCGGACGATGGAGAAAACACGACAACGGGCATCGATCACACGACCGTCCACGAAGGCACAACTATTTCTCAGTCCTGGT tgTGTGAACATGACACGGAACCGGCTCTGGTCCGACCCAAAGAGGTTGTTCGGGACCAGATGACG GATCTGTTGGTATCCAAGATTCAGCTGGAGGACAGAGTGAAGGAGCTGGAGGAAATGCTCTGTGAGACACGCAGAGACTGTGACCTGAAACATAAG GAGGCTTACAGAATCCTCCAGTCTGAAAATAATGAGATGAAGAAAACCATCATTCAGCTGAAGGAAGAGAACGAGGAGATGAAGAAGACTTTAAGTCACAAGGAGGAGTTCCTGAAG aagcGAGCGCGACAGGTTCAAGTCATCCTCCAAGCAGAAAACTTTGAGATACAGGAGACCATTGCTcagctggaggaggagaagTCTGTCATGATAATCCAGATAGAGAATCAGAGAAACATAGTGATGGACATGGGAAACCTGGTCTTTGACTTGAACCTGGAGATTGCTGATCTAATGAAT GAGcatgagcgagagagggagGCTCACAACGTTCTCCAGAATGAGTATGATGAGATGAAGAAGATCCTGAAACAAAAGGAGGACCTACTGAAT gagtgTGAGCGAGAGCAGGCGGGTCACAGCATTCTCCAGGCTGAGAACAGCCAGATGAAGAAGACTCTGATTGACAAGGAGGAGTCACTGAAT GTCACTCTGGCTCAAGCTGTGAAATTTATGGATATGACCAGTAAGCTGGAGGTGGAGAAGACTCACCTGACAAAACAGGTGAAGAAGCTGAAAGGATCATTGGAGAACATGGAGAAACAGCTCAGTAATAAACAGCTGCAGTGTGTTGATCTTGCAAAT gagtgTGAGCGAGAGCAGGCGGGTCACAGCCTCCTCCAGGCTGAGAACAGCCAGATGAAGAAGATTTTGATTAACAAGGAGGAGTTACTGAAT GCCACTCTGGCTAAAGCTGTGGAGGATGTGGAGAAGACTCACTTGACAAAACAGGTGGAGAAGCTGAATGGATCATTGGAGGACACGGAGAAACAGCTGCAGTTTGTTGATTTTGTGAGT gagtgTGAGCGAGAGCAGGCGGGTCACAGCGTCTTCCAGGCTGAGAACAACCAG GTCACTCTGGCTCAAGCTGCGAAATATATGGATATGACCAGTAAGCTGGAGGTGGAGAAGACTCACCTGACAAAACAGGTGAAGAAGCTGAAAGGATCATTGGAGGACATGGAGAAACAGCTCAGTAATAAACAGCTGCAGTGTGTTGATCTTGCAAAT gagtATGGGCTAGAGCGGGAGACTCActga
- the LOC113663016 gene encoding GRIP and coiled-coil domain-containing protein 2-like isoform X1 produces MTNFRENRRSVKNRRLRRLLLAARTAATAGIYCCVKPDDGENTTTGIDHTTVHEGTTISQSWLCEHDTEPALVRPKEVVRDQMTDLLVSKIQLEDRVKELEEMLCETRRDCDLKHKEAYRILQSENNEMKKTIIQLKEENEEMKKTLSHKEEFLKKRARQVQVILQAENFEIQETIAQLEEEKSVMIIQIENQRNIVMDMGNLVFDLNLEIADLMNEHEREREAHNVLQNEYDEMKKILKQKEDLLNECEREQAGHSILQAENSQMKKTLIDKEESLNVTLAQAVKFMDMTSKLEVEKTHLTKQVKKLKGSLENMEKQLSNKQLQCVDLANECEREQAGHSLLQAENSQMKKILINKEELLNATLAKAVEDVEKTHLTKQVEKLNGSLEDTEKQLQFVDFVSECEREQAGHSVFQAENNQVKKTLNDKEELLNVTLAQAAKYMDMTSKLEVEKTHLTKQVKKLKGSLEDMEKQLSNKQLQCVDLANEYGLERETH; encoded by the exons ATGACGAATTTCCGTGAAAATAGGAGGTCTGTAAAGAACCGTCGACTGCGCCGCCTGCTGTTAGCCGCTAGAACTGCAGCCACAGCCGGTATTTACTGTTGTGTTAAACCGGACGATGGAGAAAACACGACAACGGGCATCGATCACACGACCGTCCACGAAGGCACAACTATTTCTCAGTCCTGGT tgTGTGAACATGACACGGAACCGGCTCTGGTCCGACCCAAAGAGGTTGTTCGGGACCAGATGACG GATCTGTTGGTATCCAAGATTCAGCTGGAGGACAGAGTGAAGGAGCTGGAGGAAATGCTCTGTGAGACACGCAGAGACTGTGACCTGAAACATAAG GAGGCTTACAGAATCCTCCAGTCTGAAAATAATGAGATGAAGAAAACCATCATTCAGCTGAAGGAAGAGAACGAGGAGATGAAGAAGACTTTAAGTCACAAGGAGGAGTTCCTGAAG aagcGAGCGCGACAGGTTCAAGTCATCCTCCAAGCAGAAAACTTTGAGATACAGGAGACCATTGCTcagctggaggaggagaagTCTGTCATGATAATCCAGATAGAGAATCAGAGAAACATAGTGATGGACATGGGAAACCTGGTCTTTGACTTGAACCTGGAGATTGCTGATCTAATGAAT GAGcatgagcgagagagggagGCTCACAACGTTCTCCAGAATGAGTATGATGAGATGAAGAAGATCCTGAAACAAAAGGAGGACCTACTGAAT gagtgTGAGCGAGAGCAGGCGGGTCACAGCATTCTCCAGGCTGAGAACAGCCAGATGAAGAAGACTCTGATTGACAAGGAGGAGTCACTGAAT GTCACTCTGGCTCAAGCTGTGAAATTTATGGATATGACCAGTAAGCTGGAGGTGGAGAAGACTCACCTGACAAAACAGGTGAAGAAGCTGAAAGGATCATTGGAGAACATGGAGAAACAGCTCAGTAATAAACAGCTGCAGTGTGTTGATCTTGCAAAT gagtgTGAGCGAGAGCAGGCGGGTCACAGCCTCCTCCAGGCTGAGAACAGCCAGATGAAGAAGATTTTGATTAACAAGGAGGAGTTACTGAAT GCCACTCTGGCTAAAGCTGTGGAGGATGTGGAGAAGACTCACTTGACAAAACAGGTGGAGAAGCTGAATGGATCATTGGAGGACACGGAGAAACAGCTGCAGTTTGTTGATTTTGTGAGT gagtgTGAGCGAGAGCAGGCGGGTCACAGCGTCTTCCAGGCTGAGAACAACCAGGTGAAGAAGACTCTGAATGACAAGGAGGAGTTACTGAAT GTCACTCTGGCTCAAGCTGCGAAATATATGGATATGACCAGTAAGCTGGAGGTGGAGAAGACTCACCTGACAAAACAGGTGAAGAAGCTGAAAGGATCATTGGAGGACATGGAGAAACAGCTCAGTAATAAACAGCTGCAGTGTGTTGATCTTGCAAAT gagtATGGGCTAGAGCGGGAGACTCActga